The Spiroplasma citri genome has a segment encoding these proteins:
- a CDS encoding single-stranded DNA-binding protein, with protein MNQFIAIGRTTKDIEIKRTQNGKEYAMFQLAVTRPHSTQKETDFIPCQVWNKQASVLQQYCQKGSQIAITGILQSFKDKENKTQWAVRVYSCQFLQTNNNLKNSTPPITPTKINQTQSATRNIRLEEIEANKSFENNDDAILWD; from the coding sequence ATGAATCAATTTATTGCCATTGGTAGAACAACAAAAGATATTGAAATTAAAAGAACACAAAATGGTAAAGAATATGCCATGTTTCAATTAGCAGTAACAAGACCACATTCAACCCAAAAAGAAACTGATTTTATTCCTTGTCAAGTTTGAAATAAACAAGCAAGTGTATTACAGCAATATTGTCAAAAAGGTAGTCAAATTGCAATTACAGGTATTTTACAGTCTTTTAAAGACAAAGAAAATAAAACACAATGAGCGGTAAGAGTTTATAGTTGTCAATTTTTACAAACTAATAATAATTTAAAAAATAGTACACCTCCCATAACACCCACAAAAATAAATCAGACCCAATCAGCAACAAGAAATATTCGTTTAGAAGAAATAGAAGCAAATAAATCATTTGAAAATAATGATGATGCGATTTTATGAGATTAA
- a CDS encoding recombinase RecT: protein MNNKIELILNNSKVNNWINEKLTNQKEINLFRKNILTIYNNNPSLFDKEKINLMSVLSACVKAMLLDLPLDPNLGYAYIVPYNGKGQLQIGYKGYIQLAIRTGKYLTINAIEVKQGELLNFDELEQEYNFKWITNENERTKKETIGYVAFFKLLNDYKKTLYWSKEKCENHFKTYSKNYQTYGKFTAGSYEGMALKTVLTQLLRKWGIMSVEVQEAYQHDQAIIINNSKEFSDNPNIKNKEDNNVIELNNKKDELNLNLEQEFSSNEINDDEEIAKTVDEMFSD, encoded by the coding sequence ATGAATAATAAAATTGAATTAATATTAAATAATTCAAAAGTTAATAATTGAATTAATGAAAAATTAACAAATCAGAAAGAAATTAATTTATTTCGTAAAAATATCTTAACAATTTATAATAATAATCCCAGTTTATTTGATAAAGAAAAAATAAATTTAATGAGTGTTTTATCTGCTTGTGTAAAAGCAATGTTATTAGATTTACCGTTAGATCCCAACTTAGGATATGCCTATATTGTTCCATATAATGGAAAAGGACAGTTGCAAATTGGTTATAAGGGTTATATTCAGTTAGCAATCCGAACAGGAAAATATTTAACAATAAACGCAATAGAAGTAAAACAAGGTGAATTATTAAATTTTGATGAATTAGAACAAGAATACAATTTTAAATGAATAACCAACGAAAATGAACGAACAAAAAAAGAAACAATCGGATATGTTGCGTTTTTTAAACTACTAAATGATTATAAAAAAACTTTATATTGAAGTAAAGAAAAATGCGAAAATCATTTTAAAACATATTCTAAGAATTATCAAACTTACGGAAAATTTACGGCTGGAAGTTATGAGGGAATGGCACTTAAAACAGTATTAACCCAGCTTTTAAGAAAATGAGGTATTATGTCAGTTGAAGTGCAAGAAGCCTATCAACATGATCAAGCAATAATTATTAATAACAGCAAAGAGTTTAGTGATAATCCTAACATAAAAAATAAAGAAGATAACAATGTTATTGAATTAAATAACAAAAAAGATGAATTAAATCTAAATTTAGAACAAGAATTTAGCAGTAATGAAATAAATGATGATGAAGAAATTGCTAAAACTGTTGATGAAATGTTTTCTGATTAA
- a CDS encoding DUF3627 domain-containing protein, which produces MYQKPSYKKNINVENCFIRREFIVFRTDKASFIKLPNHNRHIGFWLSNKFIYPSEKNCNQVAIGLIYDNYYPIVKYDENLKRNIWKSLTGTELINLYNQYKQNYSTKMKKALFSSEPKKVKTNKNNLTNLSVEKKEQLIKDLKSLN; this is translated from the coding sequence ATGTATCAGAAACCAAGTTATAAGAAGAATATTAACGTAGAAAATTGCTTTATTCGAAGAGAATTTATAGTTTTTAGAACAGATAAAGCTTCATTTATAAAATTACCTAATCATAATCGTCATATTGGTTTTTGATTGAGTAATAAGTTTATTTATCCGAGTGAAAAAAATTGTAATCAAGTAGCAATCGGTTTGATTTATGATAATTATTATCCTATTGTAAAATATGATGAAAATTTAAAGCGTAATATTTGAAAGAGTTTAACTGGAACCGAATTAATTAATTTATATAATCAATATAAACAAAATTACTCTACTAAAATGAAAAAAGCGTTATTTTCAAGTGAACCTAAAAAAGTAAAAACAAATAAAAATAATTTAACAAATTTAAGTGTTGAAAAAAAAGAACAATTAATTAAAGACTTAAAAAGTTTAAATTAA
- a CDS encoding DNA-methyltransferase has translation MFKTNLGKLINGDALEFIKTLENDSVDLILTDPPYLYNLSKRENEQINEKSNITKSINKYINAIYDNNLHNSFDINTYLDEFYRISKNKFMLIWMNRQQIIDYLDWVRKKDMLYDFILWNKTNPMPTNNHIYQDKEYCMIIYSKKHRIPNYKNDYESKKTIFNYSIGKKLTRHPTEKPLYIFNRLISKYSKENDLILDCFMGSGTTAYACEQLKRKWLGCEINNEYYKIIKKRLKDIQFKFEF, from the coding sequence ATGTTTAAAACAAATTTAGGAAAATTAATAAATGGAGATGCTTTGGAATTTATAAAGACATTAGAAAACGATAGTGTTGATTTAATACTAACTGATCCGCCCTATTTATATAATTTATCAAAAAGAGAAAACGAACAAATAAATGAAAAAAGCAATATAACCAAAAGCATAAATAAATATATTAATGCTATTTATGATAATAATTTGCATAATTCATTTGATATAAATACTTATTTAGATGAGTTTTATCGAATTTCAAAAAATAAATTTATGTTAATTTGAATGAATAGACAACAAATTATAGATTATTTAGATTGAGTTCGTAAAAAAGATATGCTTTATGATTTTATCCTTTGAAACAAAACAAATCCAATGCCAACTAATAATCATATTTATCAAGATAAAGAATATTGTATGATAATTTATTCTAAAAAACATCGAATTCCGAATTATAAAAATGATTATGAAAGTAAAAAAACAATTTTTAATTATTCAATCGGAAAAAAATTAACGAGACACCCAACAGAAAAACCATTATATATATTTAATCGATTAATTAGTAAATATAGCAAAGAAAATGATTTAATTTTAGATTGTTTTATGGGAAGTGGTACAACCGCGTATGCTTGTGAACAGTTAAAACGAAAGTGATTGGGTTGTGAAATAAATAATGAATATTACAAAATAATTAAAAAAAGATTAAAAGATATTCAGTTTAAATTTGAATTTTAA
- a CDS encoding HNH endonuclease, which produces MKCFLIKKMKNNWKDYDKNRPIRHKFYRNKKWVKIRNDYFNSKMGMCERCYQKGYIVNGVIVHHKEYITDQDFINWNIDKLFAWKNLELLCMKCHNKEHKTEKGYRDNVIIDEETGKVKIIDKEE; this is translated from the coding sequence ATGAAATGTTTTCTGATTAAGAAAATGAAAAATAATTGAAAAGATTATGATAAAAATCGTCCAATTAGACATAAATTTTATCGCAATAAAAAATGAGTAAAAATAAGAAACGATTATTTTAATAGCAAAATGGGAATGTGTGAACGATGTTATCAAAAAGGATATATAGTTAATGGCGTTATTGTTCACCACAAAGAATATATTACCGATCAAGATTTTATTAATTGAAACATTGATAAACTTTTTGCTTGAAAAAATTTAGAACTATTATGTATGAAATGCCACAATAAAGAACACAAAACCGAAAAAGGATACCGCGATAATGTCATAATTGACGAAGAAACTGGCAAAGTAAAAATAATTGATAAAGAAGAATAA
- a CDS encoding DUF3800 domain-containing protein, whose protein sequence is MYEIQKTYLISSLVSEIIKKLKIKNKSNVKIIIDIDNFNFTFDEWNNYFNNMHPYLKFKKINYELQIVDSKKNFILQGSDFWANAVWRNFERNNNDFFSYFLIENDDENIFEVKHPWNEW, encoded by the coding sequence ATGTATGAAATACAAAAAACTTATTTAATATCAAGTTTAGTTTCTGAAATAATTAAAAAACTAAAAATAAAAAATAAATCAAATGTAAAAATTATTATAGATATTGATAATTTTAATTTTACTTTTGATGAATGAAATAATTATTTTAACAATATGCATCCTTATTTAAAATTTAAAAAAATTAATTATGAATTACAAATAGTTGATTCTAAAAAAAATTTCATTTTACAAGGATCGGATTTTTGAGCAAATGCTGTTTGAAGAAATTTTGAAAGAAATAATAATGATTTTTTTTCTTATTTTTTAATTGAAAATGATGATGAAAATATTTTTGAAGTTAAACACCCTTGAAATGAATGATAA
- a CDS encoding DUF3800 domain-containing protein encodes MNNYYIFIDDSGNIYLTSKESYFVYGALIFNDFNKVVEFETKWKNNLQSKFGKIAEKKASEKINRGARNSFYDIIINFSYSKAYIVANKKNIIN; translated from the coding sequence ATGAATAATTATTATATTTTTATAGATGATAGTGGCAATATTTATTTAACTAGTAAGGAAAGTTATTTTGTATATGGTGCATTAATTTTTAATGATTTTAATAAAGTTGTTGAATTTGAAACAAAATGAAAAAATAATTTACAAAGTAAATTTGGTAAAATAGCCGAAAAAAAAGCTAGTGAAAAAATAAATCGAGGAGCTAGAAATTCATTTTATGATATAATAATTAATTTTTCTTACTCAAAAGCATATATAGTTGCCAATAAAAAAAATATTATAAATTAA
- a CDS encoding terminase large subunit domain-containing protein translates to MQANNEKTNLELYYEWINKNSNKNKVGIKIKKIVSTLVKELKSNKDYYFNHKEANKTISFIEKSCFHTTGEYNKQNFKLELWQKAFLEALYGFYDKKTNLRRFKEALLIVGRGNEKTALASAIALKSLIL, encoded by the coding sequence ATGCAAGCAAATAATGAAAAAACAAATTTAGAACTATATTATGAATGAATAAATAAAAACTCCAATAAAAATAAAGTTGGAATAAAAATTAAAAAAATTGTTTCCACATTAGTAAAAGAATTAAAATCAAATAAAGATTATTATTTTAATCACAAAGAAGCAAATAAAACAATTAGCTTTATTGAAAAATCTTGCTTTCATACAACTGGAGAATATAATAAACAAAATTTTAAATTAGAATTATGGCAAAAAGCATTTTTAGAAGCATTATATGGTTTTTATGATAAAAAAACAAATTTAAGAAGATTTAAAGAAGCACTCTTAATTGTCGGAAGAGGAAATGAAAAAACCGCCCTTGCTTCTGCAATCGCTTTAAAAAGTTTAATTTTATAG
- a CDS encoding terminase TerL endonuclease subunit produces the protein MATKRDQAKRVYEEMRRMIFINPNLNKILKVKRDKIEFIHNNSFFQPLSSETKTLDGLNPYFVVLDEVAMMEKRDIYDVMRTATAKRKDYLMLLITTNGSIRENIFDERYSYAEKVLENTIKDNKFLPWIYELDERNEWKNFNNLYKANPNLGISKYIDNFKAEWQEALITPTQQPNFLIKHCNLKSNLDSALFSRLDLETKNNKIINTDEYLIKNRICTIGIDLSKTNDLSAVVFLIPNLDTNEFILLSQFFMPEARIIEKTTEDKIPYKLYQEQGILALCKGEEINISEIVNYIINIMKKYNLICYGIGYDTFNSYLLKQHLDNAGFYLINNLIRFGVRTISPIIKALKLEFDDNKFVFNQNPLLKLHFNNVDVLIDEEKENMMPIKRSKNKRIDGFIALLFAYKIFRDNKDRIYIELYKIYSQK, from the coding sequence ATTGCAACCAAACGAGATCAAGCAAAAAGAGTTTATGAAGAAATGCGACGAATGATTTTTATTAATCCTAACTTAAATAAAATTTTAAAAGTTAAGCGAGATAAAATAGAGTTTATACATAATAATTCTTTTTTTCAACCACTATCATCAGAAACAAAAACATTAGATGGTTTAAACCCCTATTTTGTTGTTTTAGATGAAGTAGCAATGATGGAAAAGCGTGACATTTATGATGTTATGCGAACAGCAACCGCAAAAAGAAAAGATTATTTAATGTTATTAATAACAACCAATGGATCTATTAGAGAAAATATTTTCGATGAAAGATATTCTTATGCTGAGAAAGTTTTAGAAAACACAATAAAAGATAATAAATTTTTACCTTGAATTTATGAACTTGATGAAAGAAATGAATGAAAAAATTTTAACAATCTTTATAAAGCTAATCCAAATTTGGGTATTTCTAAATATATTGATAATTTTAAAGCCGAATGACAAGAAGCATTAATTACACCAACTCAACAACCAAATTTTTTAATTAAACATTGTAATTTAAAAAGCAATTTAGATAGTGCCCTTTTTAGTCGATTAGATTTAGAAACTAAAAATAATAAAATTATTAATACCGATGAATACTTAATAAAAAATAGAATTTGTACTATTGGAATTGATTTATCAAAAACAAACGATCTAAGTGCAGTTGTATTTTTAATCCCAAATTTAGACACAAATGAATTTATATTATTATCACAATTTTTTATGCCAGAAGCAAGAATAATTGAAAAAACAACAGAAGATAAAATACCATATAAACTTTACCAAGAACAAGGAATATTAGCATTATGCAAAGGAGAAGAAATCAACATTAGTGAAATTGTTAATTATATTATAAATATAATGAAAAAATATAATTTAATTTGTTATGGTATAGGATATGATACTTTTAACTCATATCTTTTAAAACAACATTTAGATAATGCAGGATTTTATCTTATAAATAATTTAATTAGATTTGGAGTAAGAACAATTAGCCCAATTATAAAAGCCCTTAAATTAGAATTTGATGACAATAAATTTGTTTTTAATCAAAACCCATTATTAAAATTACACTTTAATAATGTTGATGTTCTTATTGATGAAGAAAAAGAAAATATGATGCCAATTAAAAGATCAAAAAACAAAAGGATTGATGGATTTATTGCTCTTCTATTTGCTTATAAAATCTTTCGCGATAATAAAGACCGAATTTATATTGAATTATATAAAATATATTCTCAAAAATAA
- a CDS encoding NAD(P)H-hydrate dehydratase has product MALSPELLEKTNNTAPEITFCDASDRARILDLLTNKVNVVAYGMGKGKTERTYNTLNYILDNYKGSIVVVVDVINVLDAPLLRKLCGRVILTPHALELSRLINKSVPEILNSRINIAKEFANKYKIIVVLKGYQSIIITDGVIECILMGQVIPILQLLEWVIL; this is encoded by the coding sequence TTGGCTTTATCACCAGAATTATTAGAAAAAACAAATAATACCGCTCCAGAAATCACATTCTGTGATGCTTCTGACCGAGCCCGAATTTTAGATTTATTAACAAACAAAGTTAATGTGGTAGCCTATGGAATGGGAAAAGGAAAAACAGAACGGACATATAATACTTTAAATTATATTTTAGATAATTATAAAGGATCAATTGTTGTTGTTGTTGATGTAATTAATGTCCTAGATGCCCCTTTATTACGAAAACTATGTGGACGGGTAATTTTAACACCCCATGCCTTAGAATTATCACGCTTGATTAATAAAAGTGTGCCAGAAATTTTAAATAGTCGAATTAATATTGCAAAAGAATTTGCGAACAAGTATAAAATTATTGTTGTTTTAAAAGGATATCAATCAATTATTATTACTGATGGGGTAATCGAGTGTATATTAATGGGGCAGGTAATTCCTATATTACAGTTGCTGGAATGGGTGATACTTTAG
- a CDS encoding N-6 DNA methylase — MANERITENIVRDKLQRLNYYSNNDIVIDEQISSNEKIKDLLKFSSKQGIGNGKPEFIIWHKTKELVIIIECKSLSKFHISENLDSPKEYAVDGALHYARNLKDNYNVIALGVSGQSLDDIKISAYSWLKNDKRYIPRKFNDLVSFDEYLSIFEISKKPISENELIKYSRELHNAMRDEAKLKETEKPLLVSALLLALDNDGFRAQYKSILDGNILARTIIIFIEEALKNSNLDNTKISVLKREFEGVVNKQELLNGKIVLTDSSYNNLLFKFLSDLEEKVYPFMKEIRNIDLVGKFYSEFVRYTGGDGKGLGIVLTPKHITTLFAKLADVNYKSTVLDICVGTGGFLIAALEKMFNDKSKDLSVEEINSIYSKKLIGYESQDDIFALACSNMIIRGDGKTNLFCKNSLLENSKDINKKFNTNVGLINPPYSQKKEDEKELKFVLHMLDSLSKGGIGVAIVPVSTILSTNKKATNTLLKQKILENHKLEAVISMPEELFYPTATVTCILVFRAWEKNDKTILYSLKDDGFKKVKYIGRMDMGNWEKIEKTCLDAIKNKDVSNNFTTKLLELKYYDEWLPEAYIDSNYTKLSKKHFIRTIKEYATFLFNSEQIKVASADSLINEKYEINFDDWRFFNLGDENIFLINRAKGVKVNDYEEGNKIPFVTTTSSNNGIIKYVDEQEINDLNCKNVITIANNGSVGESFYQNSDFLATSDVTILKTIKYKMNPFLAMFLCTMIKWEKFRFNYGRKWGIDRMKQSYIFLPSIKVDDQYVPDFEYMELFIKSLIYSKHII; from the coding sequence ATGGCAAATGAAAGAATTACAGAAAATATAGTGCGCGATAAGTTACAAAGGTTAAATTATTATAGTAATAATGATATAGTTATTGATGAACAAATTTCGAGTAATGAAAAAATTAAAGATTTGCTTAAGTTTTCTAGTAAACAAGGTATAGGTAATGGTAAGCCTGAATTTATAATTTGACATAAAACTAAAGAATTAGTAATCATTATAGAATGTAAGTCATTGTCTAAATTTCATATAAGTGAAAATTTAGATTCTCCAAAAGAATATGCTGTTGATGGCGCATTACATTATGCACGTAATTTAAAAGATAATTATAATGTTATTGCTTTAGGAGTAAGCGGTCAATCCTTAGATGATATTAAAATTTCTGCATATTCTTGATTAAAGAATGATAAAAGGTATATTCCAAGAAAGTTTAATGATTTAGTAAGTTTTGATGAATATTTATCTATTTTTGAAATTTCAAAAAAACCAATTAGTGAAAATGAACTAATTAAATATTCCAGAGAATTACACAATGCAATGAGAGACGAAGCAAAATTAAAAGAAACAGAAAAGCCTTTATTAGTATCTGCACTTTTATTAGCTTTAGATAATGATGGATTTAGAGCACAATATAAATCTATTTTAGATGGTAATATTCTTGCTCGTACTATAATAATCTTTATTGAAGAAGCTTTAAAAAATTCAAATTTAGATAATACTAAAATATCAGTATTAAAAAGAGAATTTGAAGGAGTTGTTAATAAACAAGAACTATTGAATGGCAAAATTGTTTTAACAGATTCATCATATAATAATCTATTGTTTAAATTTTTAAGTGATTTAGAAGAAAAAGTATATCCATTTATGAAAGAAATTAGAAACATTGATTTGGTAGGTAAATTTTATTCTGAATTTGTTAGATATACTGGTGGAGATGGAAAAGGACTTGGTATAGTATTAACTCCAAAACATATAACTACACTATTTGCCAAATTGGCAGATGTTAATTATAAATCAACAGTTTTAGATATTTGTGTTGGAACTGGTGGGTTTTTAATCGCTGCCTTAGAAAAAATGTTTAATGATAAATCAAAGGATTTATCTGTTGAAGAAATTAATAGTATATATTCAAAAAAATTAATAGGGTATGAATCACAAGACGATATTTTTGCGCTAGCTTGTTCTAATATGATAATTAGAGGGGATGGCAAAACAAATTTATTTTGTAAAAATTCTTTGTTAGAAAATTCAAAAGATATTAATAAAAAATTCAATACTAATGTGGGTTTAATAAATCCTCCCTATTCTCAAAAAAAAGAGGATGAAAAAGAATTAAAATTTGTGTTACATATGTTAGATTCTTTATCTAAAGGAGGCATTGGTGTAGCAATTGTGCCGGTTTCTACTATATTATCAACGAATAAAAAGGCTACTAATACATTGCTAAAACAAAAAATTTTAGAGAATCATAAATTAGAAGCTGTAATATCTATGCCAGAAGAATTATTTTATCCAACTGCCACAGTAACATGCATATTAGTATTTAGAGCATGAGAAAAAAATGATAAAACTATTTTATATTCATTAAAAGATGATGGTTTTAAAAAAGTAAAATATATTGGTCGAATGGACATGGGCAATTGAGAAAAAATTGAAAAAACATGCTTAGATGCAATAAAAAATAAGGATGTATCTAATAATTTCACAACTAAGTTGCTTGAATTAAAATATTATGATGAGTGATTGCCAGAAGCTTATATTGATAGTAATTATACTAAATTATCTAAAAAACATTTTATAAGAACAATTAAAGAATATGCTACATTTTTATTTAATTCAGAACAAATTAAAGTTGCTTCTGCAGATTCATTAATCAATGAGAAATATGAAATTAATTTTGATGATTGAAGATTTTTTAATTTAGGTGATGAAAATATTTTTTTAATTAATCGAGCAAAAGGAGTTAAAGTCAATGATTATGAAGAAGGAAATAAAATACCATTTGTTACAACTACATCTTCAAACAATGGTATTATTAAATATGTGGATGAACAAGAAATTAATGATTTAAATTGTAAGAATGTTATAACTATTGCTAATAATGGTTCTGTTGGAGAAAGTTTTTATCAAAATTCAGATTTTTTAGCAACTAGTGATGTTACAATTTTAAAAACTATTAAGTATAAAATGAATCCTTTTTTAGCTATGTTTTTATGTACTATGATAAAATGAGAAAAATTTAGATTTAATTATGGGAGAAAATGAGGAATAGATAGAATGAAACAAAGTTATATTTTCTTACCAAGTATAAAAGTAGATGATCAATATGTACCTGATTTTGAATATATGGAATTATTTATTAAGTCTTTAATTTATTCTAAACATATTATTTAA
- a CDS encoding PD-(D/E)XK nuclease family protein, translating to MQFISNNIKLKYNVNFEKDNHSYFIDNIIFPSITAIISYFNNTEIQYDKLMKNNELFKKATERGKIIHEFISRILYDAIFQTENRKDYKTIIKNSKKISTIKESLKIIELFYNFFNRIKNDFIKSIIMFETPLSDGKVCGAPDLIYYENNKAIVVDFKTWKYFNAEKINKAKIQITAYNYLLEKNNIFTSNIGEIWIINENGVNINRFNITNKLKLEWQEIMHTFLKNNSNKEKRNYEN from the coding sequence ATGCAATTTATTAGTAATAATATTAAATTAAAATATAATGTAAATTTTGAAAAAGATAACCATTCTTATTTTATAGATAATATTATTTTCCCTAGCATTACCGCTATTATTAGTTATTTTAATAATACTGAAATTCAATATGATAAATTAATGAAAAATAATGAACTTTTTAAAAAAGCAACAGAAAGAGGAAAAATTATTCATGAGTTTATTTCACGAATTTTATATGATGCAATTTTCCAAACAGAAAATAGAAAAGATTATAAAACAATTATTAAAAATAGTAAAAAAATATCAACAATAAAAGAAAGTTTAAAAATAATTGAGTTATTCTATAATTTTTTTAATAGAATAAAAAACGATTTTATTAAATCAATTATTATGTTTGAAACACCTTTATCCGACGGAAAAGTGTGTGGGGCTCCTGATTTAATTTATTATGAAAATAACAAAGCTATTGTTGTTGATTTTAAAACTTGAAAATACTTTAATGCTGAAAAAATTAATAAAGCAAAAATACAAATTACAGCATATAATTATTTACTTGAAAAAAATAATATTTTTACTAGTAATATTGGTGAAATTTGAATAATTAACGAAAATGGTGTTAATATAAATCGTTTCAATATTACCAATAAATTAAAGTTAGAATGACAAGAAATAATGCATACATTTTTAAAAAATAATTCTAATAAGGAGAAAAGAAACTATGAAAATTAA
- a CDS encoding lipoprotein, producing the protein MKKRLSFLGAITLLGTSTTSLVACNNIPQYNEDELQQLKKENQIYTNFQEIKENLEWIAPQEKPFNQVDNKYYFVVWRGNENDVWEIVKFKNDTKLEDKKDKKIDFKSDYELFLYKAPYFSVDLIINKINNPVSIVQWREYIKNKNYFKAVYRWNGDEQKLPDLIVDNNGNVKVNSE; encoded by the coding sequence ATGAAAAAAAGATTAAGTTTTTTAGGAGCAATTACATTACTAGGAACAAGCACAACAAGTTTAGTTGCTTGTAATAATATACCACAATATAACGAAGATGAATTACAACAACTAAAAAAAGAAAACCAAATATACACAAATTTCCAAGAAATAAAAGAAAACTTAGAATGAATAGCACCACAAGAAAAACCTTTTAATCAAGTTGATAATAAATATTATTTTGTTGTGTGGCGTGGCAATGAAAATGATGTTTGAGAAATTGTTAAGTTTAAAAATGATACAAAATTAGAAGATAAAAAAGATAAAAAAATAGATTTTAAAAGTGATTATGAATTATTTTTGTATAAAGCTCCATATTTTTCGGTAGATTTAATAATTAATAAAATTAATAACCCTGTCTCTATTGTTCAATGACGAGAATATATAAAAAATAAAAATTATTTTAAAGCAGTTTATCGTTGAAATGGTGATGAGCAAAAATTACCTGATTTAATTGTTGATAATAATGGCAATGTAAAAGTTAATAGTGAATAA
- a CDS encoding pentapeptide repeat-containing protein, with protein MKTLEDMIKDLTGITVEQNKISKYLESEKLDLRCVNLRWADLKEADLRWADLKEADLRWTDLKGAVLRGADLKEVDLRGADLKNIKITQQQLDQLTVIEENE; from the coding sequence GTGAAAACATTAGAAGATATGATTAAAGATTTAACAGGAATAACTGTTGAACAAAATAAAATCAGTAAATATTTAGAAAGTGAAAAATTAGATTTACGATGTGTTAATTTACGTTGGGCTGATTTAAAAGAAGCCGATTTACGTTGGGCTGATTTAAAAGAAGCCGATTTACGTTGGACTGATTTAAAAGGTGCTGTTTTACGAGGTGCTGATTTAAAAGAAGTTGATTTACGAGGTGCTGATTTAAAAAATATTAAAATAACACAACAACAATTAGACCAATTAACTGTTATTGAGGAGAATGAATAA